Proteins encoded by one window of Cellvibrio sp. KY-GH-1:
- a CDS encoding cyclopropane-fatty-acyl-phospholipid synthase family protein, translated as MKTSSIALLPSHRASSLSRSQVMARRLLMKLFSRLQWGCLRIHEQGELYQFGQSPEKTDLIADIYVHDAQLYCEVAFSGSIGSGEAYMSGYWSTPNLTAVMRLFVRNLDALDAMDSQQSRLGKWVLKLFHWFNRNTREGSRNNISAHYDLGNEFFKLFLDKSMMYSAAIYPRPDASLAEAAEFKLQRVCEKLQLNEQDHLLEIGTGWGGLAIHAATHYGCKVTTTTISKEQRDFATAQINALGLEDKITVLFDDYRDLQGQFSKLVSIEMIEAVGHEHYDQYFSICSRLLAPNGLMLIQAITIADQRYEQARQTVDFIQRYIFPGGCLPSIAVIADSVKRNTTMNILQIEDIGEHYAQTLKHWREAFNGSLEQVRAQGFDERFIRMWEFYLCYCEGGFIERSIGTAQIVFAKSGYRSGYFQ; from the coding sequence GTGAAGACTTCCAGCATCGCACTCCTACCCAGCCATAGAGCCTCGTCGCTGAGTCGTAGCCAGGTAATGGCACGGCGCTTGTTGATGAAATTATTTTCCCGCTTGCAATGGGGTTGTTTACGTATTCACGAGCAGGGTGAGTTGTATCAGTTTGGTCAATCGCCAGAAAAGACGGATTTGATCGCAGATATCTATGTACACGACGCTCAGCTTTACTGTGAAGTAGCCTTTTCTGGTTCTATCGGATCAGGGGAAGCCTATATGAGCGGTTATTGGTCTACGCCTAATCTCACAGCAGTGATGCGGCTATTCGTTCGTAATCTGGATGCGTTGGATGCAATGGATTCGCAGCAGTCGCGCCTGGGTAAATGGGTTTTGAAACTATTCCACTGGTTCAATCGCAATACTCGCGAGGGTTCTCGCAACAATATCTCTGCCCACTATGATCTGGGGAACGAATTTTTTAAGCTGTTTCTTGATAAGAGCATGATGTATTCCGCTGCTATATACCCTCGTCCTGATGCATCTTTGGCTGAGGCCGCAGAGTTTAAATTGCAGCGAGTGTGCGAAAAACTGCAATTGAATGAGCAGGACCATTTGCTGGAAATAGGTACTGGCTGGGGTGGTTTGGCAATTCATGCAGCAACTCATTATGGCTGCAAAGTAACTACCACAACAATCTCCAAAGAACAGCGTGATTTTGCAACAGCACAAATTAATGCGCTTGGCCTTGAAGATAAAATTACTGTTCTGTTTGATGATTATCGCGATTTGCAGGGCCAGTTTTCCAAACTGGTTTCTATCGAAATGATAGAGGCGGTTGGTCATGAACATTACGACCAATACTTTTCGATTTGTTCCAGGTTACTTGCGCCGAATGGTTTGATGCTTATACAGGCAATCACAATAGCCGACCAGCGTTATGAGCAGGCGAGGCAGACGGTAGATTTTATCCAGCGCTATATTTTCCCGGGGGGTTGCTTGCCGTCTATTGCGGTGATTGCTGATTCCGTCAAACGAAACACTACTATGAATATTCTCCAGATTGAAGATATTGGTGAGCATTATGCACAAACGCTCAAGCATTGGAGAGAAGCATTTAATGGGAGCTTGGAGCAGGTAAGGGCACAAGGGTTTGATGAGCGCTTTATTCG
- a CDS encoding DUF1365 domain-containing protein, with amino-acid sequence MHSAIYKGILKHRRFIPKRHEFSYSSTLFYIDLDELPHLFDKVTGWSLESMNFGSFRRSDYLGNPELPLVDEVRGKARELAGYCPDGAVRMLTNLRILGVCFNPVTFYYLFNRGQTHPELILAQVNNTPWNERHVYVVQCNSQTGKTDCTFAKTFHVSPFNPLAMEYRWVSTSPAENILVHMENHTANPGQGNDSLHMDATLSLKRYEWSASALRKILWSQPWAAIKVPFAIYWQALKLLVKRAPVYDHIDLKTTGENREDFQHRTPTQP; translated from the coding sequence ATGCACAGTGCGATTTATAAAGGCATCCTAAAGCACCGTCGCTTCATTCCCAAGCGTCATGAATTTAGTTATTCATCGACGCTGTTTTACATAGATCTGGATGAGCTGCCCCATCTATTTGACAAAGTGACAGGCTGGTCACTGGAATCAATGAATTTTGGGAGTTTTCGTCGTAGTGATTATTTGGGAAATCCGGAGCTTCCGTTAGTTGATGAAGTACGGGGAAAAGCCCGGGAGTTGGCCGGATATTGTCCAGATGGAGCGGTGCGCATGCTGACGAATCTGCGCATTCTGGGGGTTTGTTTTAATCCGGTAACGTTTTATTACCTGTTCAATCGTGGTCAAACGCATCCTGAATTAATTTTGGCGCAAGTCAATAATACCCCCTGGAATGAACGACACGTTTACGTCGTGCAGTGCAACAGTCAGACAGGCAAAACGGATTGCACTTTCGCTAAAACTTTTCATGTCTCGCCATTTAACCCTCTTGCGATGGAGTATCGATGGGTGAGTACCAGTCCTGCGGAAAATATTCTCGTGCATATGGAAAATCATACGGCAAATCCCGGTCAAGGAAACGACTCTTTGCATATGGATGCTACTCTCAGTTTAAAGCGCTACGAATGGTCCGCTAGCGCGCTTCGCAAAATTCTCTGGTCGCAGCCTTGGGCTGCGATAAAAGTTCCTTTCGCTATTTATTGGCAGGCTCTGAAACTATTAGTTAAACGGGCGCCTGTTTACGACCACATTGATTTAAAAACAACGGGGGAAAACCGTGAAGACTTCCAGCATCGCACTCCTACCCAGCCATAG